The DNA region ATGTCGGGCAGAATGCGCTGAGGGGCAGATTTTGCCCCCACCAAAGCCAGCGATACGCCCCAGTTTTGTGGGCTTGCACAAAGGTTTTGATAACTGAATGGATAAGTAGCCGATTCCAGAGCAGGGGCAGGTTCTACCCCACCGCCGTTAGATGCTATAATTGGAGGGCGGCAAACTCCATTTTTCATTTCTTTTGAGGGATCAAAAGAAACGAAACAAAGAAAAATCCTGCACGAAATAACTCGTTCGGTCGCTGCTTAGCGCTATTCCTATATTGTTCGTTCCTGATTGTTGGTGTTTTTTCGGCTAGTTAATCTTGTAGATGCTCCGCTCTCCCGCAGAGCGGGATGTACCAACTCGAACAGATTTCGTGCCAGTCTGGTATGCCCCGTTTCCGGGATGTTCCAGCTTCTCCATGGTGTTTACGGAATAGCCTTACGACTCTTTTTACCAATCCATGCCGGCTATTCGTTATACATCAATTTTACTCTCCGATTTTATCCTTCTATAAATAGTCATTACGGCTATAGACCCTAGCCCACCGCCGCCACCACGTCCTTAACCAGCAGCCCCAGCTTTAGGGCGTTGCTCGAGCGGGGCGAGTAGCCGAGCACCACAATGGCCAGCTGGCGCGATGGGATAATTACGACGTACTGCCCATCGTGCCCCTCGCACGAGAAGAAGTCGCCGGGCAGCTCCGGGGCACTCTTAGGCCCCTTCCGCCAGAAGGATGCGCCGTAAGCGCCATCGCTTGCCGGGGTTGGCGTTCGGGTGTAGCTTACCCAGCCCTTGGGCAGAATGCGCTGGCCGTTGAATACGCCATCCTGCAGGTAGAGCAGCGCAAAGCGGGCGTAGTCGCGCGCCGTGGCGTAGATGTACGACGAGCCTGCGGGAATCCCGCTGGCATCCGGCTCGAGGATGGCATCCTGAAGCCCAATGCGGTTGAGCAGCTTACCGTATATAAAGGCGTAGAAGGCGGAGTCGCTTTTAAAGTGCTGCCGTGCCCAGTAGCATACAATGTTGGAGCTGCCCGAGGAGTAGGTCCAGCGCGAACCTACGGGGTGCTCCAGCGGCTTGCCGATGGCGTATTGGCCAAAGCTGCCGCTGCAGTACAGCATTTGGGTAACGTCGGAGCGCGAGCCATAGCCCTCGTTCCACTGAAGGCCGCTCTGCATCCGCAACAGGTCGTTCGGCGTTATCCGGCTGCGCCCGTCGTGCTGCCACTCCGCAATGCCCGTTGGCTGGTAGATGTCGGCCATGCCGTTGGCCACCATCACCCCAACAATGGCGCTGGCCACGCTCTTGCCCATCGACCAGCCCAGAAGACGGCTCTTGCTGCTGAAGCCGCTACGGTAGGCCTCCTCTACCGGAACGCCGTTATGCAGCACCACAAAGGCAAAGGGATGCCCACCATACTTGCTCCCCCCAACCAGCTCGCGCGATACGGCCTTCAGCTTTTTATTTGGGCTGATGGCCACCGAGTCGGGCAGCACGTTGCCCAACGGCCAGCGCACCGTGTCGGGGTTGTAGCCGATGGCGTTGGTAAAGGCAAACCTACGGATGGAGGCCAAATCGGCATCGCGAACCAAGGTGCTCCCTACCCCACGCCGAAAAACGGCCGTAGACTTTCCCCACAGGAAGCGGCTGGTAACCGTGGAATCCTTGTAGCTAACCGTGTTGACGGCGTACTTAACCGGGAAGAAGCTCAGGTCTAACACCTCAACATCCTGCTGCGCTCGGTTCGAAATAAATACCGACGAGCAAAGATGCTTGGCGCTGTAGCCGGTAACTATTGGAATTATGGAATTCAGAAAAGATATACCCCAAAATAGCGCTACCAGCACTACGGCGAGGATACCAACAATTAGAGTCCGCTTTGTACGCGCTGCGAGTGGCATAACCGTATAGTTTTTATAGATGTAGGAACTGCAGCTACAAGTATAGGCAAAAAAAGCGAGGCATCGATCCTGTGCAACCGATGCCCCGCCTTTAATGTCCTAATATAAAAGTATAACGCCTATACCAGCATAGCAATCCTAGTACACCTTGCCATCGCTGAATATCTTGGCGGCTGCTTTTCCATCCTTGTCGAGCAGCGTTGCCTGGTACATGTCGGTAGTAGCTTCCAGCAGCAGCGTATAGGGTACGCCGTTTACCGCGATGCTCTTCTTAAAGCCAAGCTCCTTGAGCTCCTTGGCGTAGCGACCGTTCTTTCCGGCATACTCCTGCTGACGGTAGAATAGCGCCCAAAGCGCGCTCTTGGCCTGCTCTGTCTGTGGTATCTCTAAAGGCTTAACCCCATCCAAGGTGGCGGAGCTGGCGAAAGAGAGGTACCCCCAGCGCTCGGGGTAGTGCATGTTGATAACCCCTTGTGGCGACCATACCCAGTTGTTCTCGGGCTTTCCCTTTCCGGTTGATGGATCAATTTCCTTAACGTACTTGCCGTTCTCAACCTTGGTGTCCCACTCCACGCGCGAGAAGTTGATACGCCAAGGCTTTTGCAGCGATGGCGTTTTAAACTCGAACGCCATTGCCTTAAACGGGATAGCAATTTCGACCGTCCACTTGCGATCGACATCGTTGGGGTTGTTCACCGTGCCGTCGATGCTGATGCCCTGCCTAAGCCCTTCAAAGTTCCAGCTAAGAATAGGCGGTGCTCCAACCCGGTACGTTTTTACCAGAAAAAGATCGAAGATGGTTCCTAGCGCGTTCACCTCGTACTCGTAGTAGTTGTGGTTATCGCCATCAGGATCGATGAATATTTCGAAGTCGTTGTCGTAGAAAACAACCTGATCGTGCTCCTTAAGGTTGGCCCAAATATGCGGATCTTCCAGCTCGGCCGCAAAGTAGATGTACTGATCGTCCCACGCCATCTTAACCCGAGTGCCGTAGCGCGGGGTTGGCCTTCGATCGCCCTCTATATCCACAAATTTATCGGTCCATGGGGCGTTGGCCCATGTTTTCTCGTCGAACTTACCGTCTAACGTAATAGGATCGCTCGCCTTAACGGCCGTATAGCTTTTAGGCGTAGCCAAAAGATGCTCAATGCCCTGAGTGGGGACGCCAACCATAGAAGGTTGTGCGTTGGCATTGCCCATCGACCCTAGAATAGCCAATGCTGCTAGTAGCGTTTGGACTTTCGTCATAAATAATAGTAGTGTAGTTAATTCGAGGCGAAGATATTCCTTTTATAAGCTAAATACATTTATTGTCCTTTATAAAAGGAATAATGCAGCAATTCCATCCCTACGAATGCAAGGGTTTGCCCTCCCCGCTATACTCACTACTCACTTAAAATGCTACATTTGCACAAATTTTTATGACGATGAGTATCAGCTTAGACAACAAGGGAGCAGTGGACTTTAAATCCATCAGACCCGTAGTAAACGAAACCCTGCCCAAGCTGTACATCGAGACTTACGGCTGCCAGATGAACGCCAACGACTCGGAGGTGGTGGTGTCCATCATGCAGCAGCACGGCTACTCGCTTACCCAAGACATGGCGAAGGCCGATCTAATCCTCATCAACACCTGCTCGATCCGCGACAACGCCGAGCAGCGCGTATGGGGACGTCTGGATGTATTTAAGCAGCAGAAAAAGAAGCGCCCTGTGCTTGTGGGCGTAATTGGCTGTATGGCCGAACGCCTCAAAACAAAACTTTTGGAGGAGGATAAGGTGGTTGATATCGTAGTTGGCCCCGATGCCTACCGCGACCTGCCCAACCTGGTGGTTGGCGCCGAAGGTGGACAAAAGGGAATCAACGTGCTGCTCTCGCGCGAGGAAACCTACGCCGACCTTAGCCCCGTTCGCCTCGACCAGAATGGCATAACCGCCTACGTTTCGATCATGCGCGGATGCAACAACATGTGCACCTACTGCGTGGTACCCTACACCCGTGGTGGCGAGCGCAGCCGCGACCCACACACCATTCTGCGCGAAGTTCAGGAATTGGCCGACAACGGCTACAAGGAGGTTACACTGCTCGGACAGAATGTGAACTCCTACCGATGGACCAGCCCCGACAGCGAAAATGGCGATGTAAGCTTCGCCAACCTGCTCGACATGGTTGCCAAGCAAAATCCAACCATGCGCATTCGCTACTCAACCTCACATCCTAGAGATATGAAGGACGAGGTACTTGAGGTAATGGCCGCCCACGACAACATCTGCAAGTACATTCATCTACCAGCACAGTCGGGCAACACCCGCATGCTTAAGATGATGAACCGTGGCTATACCCGCGAGTGGTACTTGGATCGCATAGCAGCCATCCGCAGGTACATGCCCGATTGCGCCATCTCAACCGATGTCATCGCCGGATTCTGCACCGAGACTGAGGAAGAGCATCAGGATACGCTATCGCTCATGGAGGAAGTTGGGTACGAGTTTGCCTACATGTTTAAGTACAGCGAACGCCCCAACACCAAGGCACAGCGCACCCTTACCGACGACATACCCGAAGAGGTAAAAACGCGCCGCCTAAACGAAATCATCGAGCTGCAAAACAAGCTTTCGCTAAAGAGCAACCAAAAGGATATCGGAAAGGTATTTGAGGTGCTGGTTGAAGGGACTTCGAAGCGCTCCAAAGAGGAACTCTTCGGACGAAGCTCGCAGTATAAGGTGGTGGTTTTCCCTCGTAAGAATTACAAAGTAGGAGATCTTGTTAAGGTTAAGATAACTCAAGCCTCCTCGGCTACGCTAAAGGGCGAGCCTGTAGAGTAGAATTGGCTCAACAATATGATAAAGTAAAGCCCCACACCAGTATTGGTAGTGGGGCTTCTTAATTTTTCCAGCAAAAGAATTGCTTTTTCTACTTGCTAAATATGTTTCGATTCTTTGCGTCAAGACAAAGCGCAGCGGCTCCAAGAATGGCAATATCCTGGGTTTCGGTTTGCGAAATCTTTAACCTATCGGCAGCTTCGCGATAGAAGAACGTGCGCACTTGCTCCCACATCGTTTTCTCGAAATAGGGGAATGCCTTCGAAAGAGCTCCACCAACAACAATCAAATCGGGATCAACCGAGTACATGATGGTTTTAACGATGTTTCCCACATCGTAACCAAACTGTTCGAATACGGCTAGAGCAATCTTATCACCGTCTTCGGCTCTTTCGAGGAATGCGTCGGCCTTAATGCCATACTTTTCTTCGAAATAACCTTCGGAGCAGTAGTACTCGTAGTCGTGTTCTTTGTAAGGAATAAGACCGAACTCACCAGCAACGCAGTTGTTTCCAGAGAAGAGATGCCCATTCAAAACAATACCTGCACCAACACCAGTTCCAATGATAAGCCCAACCATGTTGTCGTAAGGGAATCCTTTGCCAAAGTACTTCTCGCCAATAGCAAAACAGTTAGCGTTGTTATTTACGTAAACTGGCACCCCAAACTGCTGCTCCAGAATAGCCTTAAGTTGCACCTTTCGCCACGAAGGAATATTGATTACCTTGTAAACAATGCCCTGCTTAACATCTACCACGCTGGGCACGCCAATCCCAATGCTGCTAACATCAGGAGTCATTGCCTCCTCTATGGTCGATATCAGCTCGCGTAGGATTACCTCTTCTACCTCGCGGTTGTTAATTCTTCGGGAAACCTGTTGTTCGATAACCTCCCCTTTTACACGGCCCACCTGAATGTAGCGACCGCTCATATTTACACCTATATAGGTAGTATTCTCGTCATCACCTGTAAATATCATAGCAAAAATGTATTCGTGTTACAAAATTATCTAAAGCTAGTTCCTCTGACAAAAAGTTCTGTAGGAATAATAATAGTGCTGGCTGTAACCTGCTCGCCATCGCTTAAAAGAACCTCCTCTACCTTTGCTAGCAGCTCATCTGCCATAAGGTTAGAGTCCGCCTCGATGGTAGAAATTGATGGAGAAATGTACATATTATACTCAAAGGCGCCAAAAGCAACCACCGGTATATCGTTAGGAACCGATATATTCCGTTCCTTAAGCCTGTGAACAAGGTGAAGGGCATTCTGCGGGCGTCCAACAATCATCGCATCAGGCGGCTCTGGTAGCGAGAATAAGTATTCAATAGCATACTCAACAGAGCTATGATCGAGGTTGCAGTTAACCACATACTCCGGACGCCATGCACGTCCAACCTTATAAACGGCCTGCTTTATACCTTTCACGATCTCCTCGTAAATATGGCAACGGCGATTCCCCACGATTACCCCTATTCGTTGAGCGCCCCCAGCAATAAGCTTACTTGCGGCCGAAAAAGCTCCTTGGTAGTTGTCGGCTATAATCTTAGGTACTGGAAAATCGAAGTTTACCCGATTGAAGCAAATGAGAGGTATACCTGCATCAATAAGCTGGTTAAAATGGCTATAGTCATTGGTATCTACCGCCGTAGAAAGAACTACAGCCGCAGGTTTTATTTCTATCAGCTTATTAACAATTTGTTTTTCTACTTCCGATCGATTTTCGGTGAAGAAAGCAGACACTATGATTCCCTTAGTCAAAAGAGCGGGTTGTAACTTCTCCAGTGCCGTTCGGTACATTCGGTTGTTAAGATGCGGGCAAACCAGCGCAACTATTTGCCCTAAAGACGTGAGCCTCCTCCCATAATCGGACAAACCTGGCTTATAGCCCAATTCCTTTGCTTTCTTTAGCACCTTTTGCTTGGTGGCATCGCTAATGCGAGGATGGTTGTTTAGCGCACGCGAAACCGTTGAAACAGAAATTCCCAACTCGCTTGCAATATCATCAATGGTAATATCCATTCGTTTCATGCACTGCTCCTTTTGTTTGCACAATTTTACAACAAAAAAGAACAACAATTGCAAATTATTGCTCTGTTTTTATTGAACGAAACCGTACAATGCGTTACCATTGTGCAATAATTTTCACAAACCATCATAAAACGCTATTAAGAAACACTTTAAGGCCAAAGACAGTATTTATATCCTCGGACATCTAACCAGTAGCAAATCGCATTATTTTGCTAATTTAGCCCCCAAATTATTCGCCACATGCGCTACACCAAGCTACTATTCGTCATTCTGCTCTGCCTACTACTTGCCTCTTGCAGCAGCTACAAGGACATTCGTATTGAAAAGGTAACCAACGTTACCCTTAAAGAGTTTAGCGGTTCAACAGCCTATGTTGATATAACCTTGCTGGTAAACAACCCAACCCATAGCAAGGTATGTCTTAGAAAGCTAGATCTCGATATAAATAGATTTGACAGCAAGTTTGCACATGTAGAATCGCTCGAAAAGGTTGAGGTCCCAGCCAAAAGTCAGATAGAAAAGACGGTTCAACTCAAAATTCGTATTTCCAACATTCTTTCTTCCGGGTTTATGCTTCTTACCCGAAAGCTCAACCCAGACGACTTTACCGCAAATGGCTACGTTAAGGTTAGTTCGTTCCCTTTCTCCAAAAAAATCAAAATTGAAAATCAGAAACTGAGCAAATCAATAAAAGGCCTAGATAGCATTCTAACAACATCGCGAAAGCAGTGATTGTAGCAATTCTTAACAATTAACTTTGCGTAGTTTACTGGTTTGAATTTACTACCTTTGCAGCCATAAAGGTCTTCAAAACAAGCGAACAGGATATCCCAAAATGAAGAAAATTATTGCCGTAATTGCGATTTTGATGGCGGGTTACTTAAAAGGTTACACGCAAAACCTAACCGTTTCCTCCGACACTACTCAGCGAGTTGTTTTCTACAATATATACTCTGATATAGCACAGCCAGGGCCCAATGAAGCAACAGTCAAGCTTAATCAGCCTGCATTTCTAAAACAAGCGGTAGCCCAAATGGCTGTGAAAAACGAACGAACTTTCACCCAAAACGGCTATCGAATAAGAATTTTCTCCGACAACAAGCAAAATTCTAGGCAAGAGTCGGAAGCGCTGGTGCTACAGTTCGAGGCAAAGTATCCTAGCGTTAAAGCCTACCGATCGTACTCAAGTCCATACTTTCGCGTATCTGTTGGAGATTTCAGAACATTAAACGAGGCTAAAGCCTTTCTCGAAGTTGTTAAAATAGAGTACCCCAAAGCATATCCTGTAAAGGAAAAAATAAACTTCCCACCCTTGTAGTGGGATTTTTTATTTGTTGAAATAGAGAGAACACACAATAACAAACAGCAAACTAGTTGAAAGATGAGCGATCAAATTAAGCACGAGTGCGGCATAGCCCTTATACGCCTACGTAAGCCGTTGGAGTACTACAAGGAGAAATACGGCTCGTGGACTTATGGAATCCAGAAGTTGTACCTAATAATGGAGAAGCAGCACAACCGCGGACAGGACGGCGCCGGCGTTGCCAGCGTAAAGATTGACCTTGCCCCCGGGAAACGCTACTTCGACCGCTATCGCTCCAACCAATCGACCCCAATAAAGGATGTATTCGACAATATTCGTCAAGGAATTGCCCATGCCGATAAGTCGCTTGTAACAGACCCTAGTTGGGCAAAGGAAAATGTCAACTTTGCAGGAGAGCTGTACCTTGGTCACCTGCGTTACGGCACCTTCGGTAACCACTCCATCGACTTTGTGCATCCGGTGATGCGCGCCAACAACTGGCGTAGCCGTAGCTTGGTACTGGCCGGAAACTTCAACCTTACCAATGTTGATGAACTCTTCAACCGCCTAGTTGAACTTGGGCAACATCCAAAGGATTTTACCGATACCGTTACCATCCTCGAGATGATGGGCTTCTTCCTCGACGAGGAGAACCAGATGCTCTTCCGCAAGTACAAGAACGAAGGTTTCAACAATAAGGAGATATCTAAGCTAATCGAATCGAACCTAGATGTTCGTAAGGTTCTTGAAATTGCTACAAAAGATTTTGACGGAGGCTATGCTCTTGCAGGCCTAATTGGGCATGGAGATGCCTTTGTTGCCCGCGACCCTTGGGGCATTCGTCCAGCCAACTACTACATCGACGATGAGATTGTGGTGGTAGCCTCAGAGCGCGCCGTTATCCAAACCGTGATGAACGTTCCTGCCGCTGAAGTTCACCAAGTGAAGCCAGGAACTGCGCTTATAATCCGTAAGAATGGTGATGTTTCACTCGAACCGATACGTGTACCACAGGAGCGCAAATCGTGCTCTTTCGAGCGCATCTACTTCTCGCGCGGAACAGATAAGAACATCTACCTCGAGCGCAAGGGCCTAGGTGCTGGCGTCGTTAATCAAGTGCTAAAGGCTGTTGACTACAATCTAAAGAATACCGTATTCTCGTTCATTCCCAACACTGCCGAAACCGCTTTCTACGGGCTTGTTGAAGGTGTTGAGAAGTATATGGCGGAGCAGAAAAAGCAGCAGATTATTGAGGCAAACGGTAACATTACCCAGGAGAAGCTTATTGAGATCATCTCCGAGCGCCCACGCATCGAGAAGATTGCCGTGAAGGACGTTAAGCTACGTACCTTCATCACGCAGGACGAAAACCGCGACGACATGGTTGCCCACGTATACGATATCACCTACGGTACGGTTAACGCTGGTGTAGATAATCTAGTAATTATTGATGACTCCATCGTTCGAGGAACCACACTACGCCAGAGCATCCTGCGCATGCTCGACCGCCTCAACCCTAAAAAGATTGTGGTGGTAAGCTCAGCGCCTCAGATTCGCTACCCCGACTGCTACGGCATCGACATGACAAAGATGGGTGACTTTATCGCCTTTACGGCCGCTATCGAACTGCTTAAGGATGCCGGAAAAACGGATGTTATCGATGATGTTTACCAGCGCTGCAAGGCACAACAATACCTTCCAAAAGAAGAGATCATCAACCACGTAAAGGATATCTACCGTCCATTTACCGACGAGCAGATATCCGCCAAGATTGCCGAAATTCTTCGCCCTGCCGATATGAAGGCAGACCTAGAGATCGTTTACCAAACGGTTGAAGGACTTCACGAGGCTTGTCCAAACGACCTTGGCGATTGGTACTTTACCGGCAACTACCCCACCGATGGAGGTAACCGCGTTGTAAACACCGCGTTCATCAACTTTATTGAAGGGGTAAACAAAAGGGCATATTAGGATTCGTAGGGGTAGATAATCATCTACCCGAATATTTTATAGGGGCAGATAATTATCTGCCCCTACGTTATTGTAATAGATAAAAATTTGGTTGCATAATCGGCGAAATAGAATATTTGCAATGCCAGTCCAAACGCATTACTTTTGCCAATCAAATGTAAAAGACACACGTCATGTTTCAACAATACTCTGCTAAGGTGGACCGATTTGGAAGCGCCTACGCGCTCTTAGAGGCTACCGAAAAGGATAAAAAGGTAACCATAGAGTACTACCTCATTTTTAAAGATGGCGAAACGCCCTCTATTAAAGGTGGAGTGCTGGAGGTGGAAGCAGTACTGGATCAAACGCTGGAAACCTACGTTAATGAGCATGTGGAAGAATCGCTACCCTACATGATTCTACGCTACCTAGTAGACAACCATCAACCTTCAGAGCTAGAGAATCTGCCCGAGGTTGTTTTCGCCGAGGACGCCAACGCTATTGCCACCATCAAGGCTAACTTCCCCGATTATGCAAGCATGATTATCCAGAAAAGCACCTCAAAAGCGATTAAGGAGGCTCTTGCCTAATAAATACGAGACGCTATTAGCGTCTCTTTTCATATTACACCATCTAAACTCAATACCCTAAACACCATGAGATCATTATACCACTTACGAGGGTGGCTGCTGCTTTTGGCAATCCTCCTTCTCTTCTCTTCGGCAGAAGCTAAAAAGAGAAAGACCATCAAGGTCCTGCAGTTTAACATCTGGCAGGAAGGGACTGTAATCCCTAACGGATACGAGGCTATTGCCGACGAGATTGCTCGTACCGATGCAGACTTCGTTGCCCTAAGCGAAGTGCGCAACTATAAGGGCACCCGCTTCTGCGACCGTATCGTCGAATCGCTACGCAAGCGAGGCAAGACCTACTACTCCTTCTACAGCTACGATTCGGGTATCTTGAGCCGCTACCCTATTGTCGACAGCGCCACCGTATTTCCCGAAAATGATGACCATGGCAGCATCTACAAAGTAGTAGCCGATATGGGCTCACACAAGGTTGCCTTCTACACCGCCCACCTCGACTATCGCAACTGTGCCCTCTATCTCCCACGCGGATACTGCGGAACAACGTGGAAGAAGTTACCCAAAAAAGTAGACAACCTCGACACCGTCCTTTTCGACAACGCCGCATCGCAAAGAGTTGCTGCCATTCGATTATTTATTGAGGATGCCCAAAAGGAGATTGCCAAAGGACATTTGGTAATGTTGGGCGGCGACTTCAACGAGCCCTCGCACCTCGATTGGATAAAGGCCAACCGCAACCTGTACGACCACAACGGGCTTGTAGTACCCTGGCATGTTACCAAACTACTCGAAAAGTCGGGCTATAAGGATGCCTACCGCCAGCGCTATCCCAATCCGGTAACCCACCCCGGTTTTACCTTCCCTGCCGATAATCCTTTGGTGGACATCAAGAAGCTGGCATGGTCGCCCGAGGCAGATGATCGCGATCGCATCGACTTTATCTTTTACCATCCATATAAAGGCCTAAAACTAAAGGATGCCGTAATCGTCGGACCTCAAGGATCTATTTGCAGGAATAAGCGTATAGTGGAAACCTCGAATGATAGATTTATAAAGCCTATGAATGTTTGGCCAACCGACCACAAGGCGGTAATGGCAACCTTCTTCCTTGCCCAATAGAAACAATACAGACAAATAGCAAACATCCCCAAGCGGTTCTGCCACTTGGGGATGTTCCTTTATATCCTGTTGTTCTTGTTACTTGCCCTTAACCCTTAGCACAACGATACCGTGCTTTGGAATATCTAACGAAAGTTTTCCGTTGATTACAGAAACGTTTTTATGCTGCCAAACATCACGAGCCTTTGACACTCCGTTTATTCCCAAATTCGCAAACGAAAGCGTGTAGGTTGCTGGATTATCGCCTCTATTTAGTACGGCAACGGCAAACTCCTTCTTGGCGGCCTTGCCCAACGGCTTCACCCAAACCTCAACGGAGCCCTCCTTTAGCTTGCGCTCAGCCTGAATGCAAGCCTCATCCTGATGGATGGCAATCATCTCCCTGTTGGTAAGGATTTCGATGGTCTCCTTGCTCATGGTGCGAAGATCGTTGCCAGCTAATAGCGGAGAGAGCATCATGCACCACATGCTAAAGTGCGACTTATCCTCGTCGTAGGTCATTCCTCGGCCAACCTGAAGCATGTCCATGTCGTTGAAGTGCCCGGGCGATGCGTACTTTGCCAAATCGGCATTCAGGTCGATGATATGGCTGATGCTGCCCCATTTGGCGTCGATATCGCCAGAGATGCGCCACGAGTCAGCCTCCTTAACGGCCCACTCGCCGGGAAACTGCCAACGACATATGTTGAAGATAATATCCTTTCGGATGCTTCTAACCTCCTTTATGATGGCAAGATATTCGGTCTTTTCATCTAGCTTTTGTTTTTGACCGCCGCACCAGTCAACCTTAAGGAAGTCGTAACCCCACTGGTTGAAAAACTGATTGCAGTCCTGCTTGATGTAACCATATATGCCTACTCCGATACCATTCTTGTCGTTATCCCAGATAGAGCCGCAGGTGTTAGATCCGGCATCGGTGTAAATTCCAGCCTTTAGCCCTTTGCTGTGGATGTAGTCGGCTAAGGCCTTCATCCCGCTAGGGAACTTGATGCTATCGGCAAAAAGGTGCCCCTGCGCATCGCGACCACCAAAGTAGCCATCGTCGATATTTACATACCGGTAGCCCGCCTTTACCATACCGGAAGAAACCATCGCATCGGCCTGCTCGCGGATAAGCTGCTCGTTAATATTTACACGGAAGTTATTCCAGCTACTCCATCCCATAATCGGGGTTTTGGTCTTCTGAGCCCAAAGACCCAGCGAAATAAGCGCGCATAGCGCAGTAATGTATGCTCTCTTCATCACCCTGCTCTTATCTATTTGTAAATTCTAGGGAATAATCATCCCGATTGTGCAATTTATCCCTAAGGGATGAATAAAAAAAGAGATGCCAACTCGCATCCCTCTTTTTTCTAATATCTAAATTCTAGCGACTAACGTCTTCCCCCTCTAGTTCTTCCTCTCAATCTCCCTCAAGTTCTCCATCTTCTTTACCTCTAGGAAGTACTTGATGTCGCCCAAGTGCTCCTTTACGCGCTTGTTGCCGAACTCGTACACCTTGCTTACGAGGCCGTCGAGGAA from Acetobacteroides hydrogenigenes includes:
- a CDS encoding amidophosphoribosyltransferase encodes the protein MSDQIKHECGIALIRLRKPLEYYKEKYGSWTYGIQKLYLIMEKQHNRGQDGAGVASVKIDLAPGKRYFDRYRSNQSTPIKDVFDNIRQGIAHADKSLVTDPSWAKENVNFAGELYLGHLRYGTFGNHSIDFVHPVMRANNWRSRSLVLAGNFNLTNVDELFNRLVELGQHPKDFTDTVTILEMMGFFLDEENQMLFRKYKNEGFNNKEISKLIESNLDVRKVLEIATKDFDGGYALAGLIGHGDAFVARDPWGIRPANYYIDDEIVVVASERAVIQTVMNVPAAEVHQVKPGTALIIRKNGDVSLEPIRVPQERKSCSFERIYFSRGTDKNIYLERKGLGAGVVNQVLKAVDYNLKNTVFSFIPNTAETAFYGLVEGVEKYMAEQKKQQIIEANGNITQEKLIEIISERPRIEKIAVKDVKLRTFITQDENRDDMVAHVYDITYGTVNAGVDNLVIIDDSIVRGTTLRQSILRMLDRLNPKKIVVVSSAPQIRYPDCYGIDMTKMGDFIAFTAAIELLKDAGKTDVIDDVYQRCKAQQYLPKEEIINHVKDIYRPFTDEQISAKIAEILRPADMKADLEIVYQTVEGLHEACPNDLGDWYFTGNYPTDGGNRVVNTAFINFIEGVNKRAY
- a CDS encoding endonuclease/exonuclease/phosphatase family protein — its product is MRSLYHLRGWLLLLAILLLFSSAEAKKRKTIKVLQFNIWQEGTVIPNGYEAIADEIARTDADFVALSEVRNYKGTRFCDRIVESLRKRGKTYYSFYSYDSGILSRYPIVDSATVFPENDDHGSIYKVVADMGSHKVAFYTAHLDYRNCALYLPRGYCGTTWKKLPKKVDNLDTVLFDNAASQRVAAIRLFIEDAQKEIAKGHLVMLGGDFNEPSHLDWIKANRNLYDHNGLVVPWHVTKLLEKSGYKDAYRQRYPNPVTHPGFTFPADNPLVDIKKLAWSPEADDRDRIDFIFYHPYKGLKLKDAVIVGPQGSICRNKRIVETSNDRFIKPMNVWPTDHKAVMATFFLAQ
- a CDS encoding glycoside hydrolase family 27 protein, with the protein product MKRAYITALCALISLGLWAQKTKTPIMGWSSWNNFRVNINEQLIREQADAMVSSGMVKAGYRYVNIDDGYFGGRDAQGHLFADSIKFPSGMKALADYIHSKGLKAGIYTDAGSNTCGSIWDNDKNGIGVGIYGYIKQDCNQFFNQWGYDFLKVDWCGGQKQKLDEKTEYLAIIKEVRSIRKDIIFNICRWQFPGEWAVKEADSWRISGDIDAKWGSISHIIDLNADLAKYASPGHFNDMDMLQVGRGMTYDEDKSHFSMWCMMLSPLLAGNDLRTMSKETIEILTNREMIAIHQDEACIQAERKLKEGSVEVWVKPLGKAAKKEFAVAVLNRGDNPATYTLSFANLGINGVSKARDVWQHKNVSVINGKLSLDIPKHGIVVLRVKGK